One Angustibacter sp. Root456 genomic window carries:
- the tyrS gene encoding tyrosine--tRNA ligase, translating to MVDILDELKWRGLVAQTTDEAALRQALADGPLTAYCGFDPTAPSLHFGNLVQLIVLRHLQRAGHRVICLVGGSTGLIGDPRPSAERVLKTKEQTAQWVARIQDQVRPFLRSDGENPAVFVNNLDWTQGLSALDFLRDVGKHFRVNQMVKKEAIAARLNSDEGISYTEFSYQLLQGLDYLQLFRDYGCTLQTGGNDQWGNLTAGSDLIHRVEGASVHLLTTPLLTDSSGEKFGKSAGNAIWLSADMTSPYAFYQYWLNVEDASVVTLLKVFTDRSREQIEALDREVTERPFAREAQRTLAADVTTLVHGAQATAAVEAASRALFGRGALDELDERTLADATAELPQASVKAGSSVVDAFVDAGLSASRSAARRTIDEGGAYVNNVKVTDPDAVLTADDLLHGRFAVLRRGKKSLAAAVVAS from the coding sequence GTGGTCGACATCCTCGACGAGCTGAAGTGGCGTGGGTTGGTGGCGCAGACCACCGACGAAGCCGCGTTGCGCCAGGCCCTCGCGGACGGTCCGCTCACGGCCTACTGCGGCTTCGACCCGACCGCGCCTTCGCTGCACTTCGGCAACCTCGTGCAGCTGATCGTGCTGCGTCACCTGCAGCGGGCGGGGCACCGGGTCATCTGCCTCGTGGGCGGCTCCACCGGCCTCATCGGTGACCCGCGGCCCAGCGCCGAGCGGGTGCTCAAGACCAAGGAGCAGACGGCGCAGTGGGTGGCCCGCATCCAGGACCAGGTGCGCCCGTTCCTGCGTAGCGACGGCGAGAACCCCGCGGTGTTCGTCAACAACCTCGACTGGACCCAGGGGCTGTCGGCGCTGGACTTCCTGCGGGACGTGGGCAAGCACTTCCGGGTCAACCAGATGGTGAAGAAGGAGGCCATCGCCGCGCGGCTCAACTCCGACGAGGGCATCTCCTACACCGAGTTCAGCTACCAGCTGCTGCAGGGGCTCGACTACCTGCAGCTGTTCCGCGACTACGGGTGCACCCTGCAGACCGGCGGGAACGACCAGTGGGGCAACCTCACGGCCGGCTCCGACCTGATCCACCGGGTCGAGGGGGCGTCGGTGCACCTGCTGACCACACCGCTGCTCACCGACTCGTCGGGGGAGAAGTTCGGTAAGAGCGCGGGCAACGCGATCTGGCTGTCGGCGGACATGACCAGTCCGTACGCGTTCTACCAGTACTGGCTCAACGTCGAGGACGCGTCGGTGGTCACGCTGCTGAAGGTCTTCACCGACCGCAGCCGCGAGCAGATCGAGGCGCTCGACCGCGAGGTGACCGAGCGCCCGTTCGCACGGGAGGCCCAGCGCACCCTGGCGGCCGACGTGACGACGCTGGTCCACGGCGCGCAGGCCACCGCGGCCGTCGAGGCGGCCAGTCGCGCGCTCTTCGGGCGAGGTGCGCTCGACGAGCTCGACGAGCGGACCCTCGCGGACGCGACCGCGGAGCTGCCACAGGCCTCGGTGAAGGCGGGCAGCTCGGTGGTGGACGCGTTCGTGGACGCCGGCCTGTCGGCCAGCCGTTCGGCGGCGCGCCGCACGATCGACGAGGGCGGGGCGTACGTCAACAACGTCAAGGTGACGGACCCCGACGCCGTGCTGACGGCGGACGACCTGCTGCACGGTCGCTTCGCCGTCCTGCGGCGGGGCAAGAAGTCCCTGGCCGCAGCGGTCGTGGCCTCCTGA
- a CDS encoding DNA-3-methyladenine glycosylase, which translates to MADLDLPPGAGAPPRSLARLLSGPVLDVAPRLLGAVLEHRTDAGVVAVRLTEVEAYAGPGDPGSHARNGRTPRTQVMFGPPGHLYVYFSYGMHWCVNVVCAPEGAASAVLLRAGEVVGGHDLARARRPAARTDRDLARGPARLASALGLDGSLDGVALGGARSASPVRLVVPATPGSAVRTGPRVGVSGAGGDGERYPWRFWLDGEPSVSAYRPGVVRGDGRQEPVRRSAG; encoded by the coding sequence GTGGCCGACCTCGACCTGCCGCCCGGCGCCGGCGCGCCGCCGCGCTCGCTCGCGCGGCTGCTGAGCGGCCCGGTGCTCGACGTCGCGCCGCGGTTGCTCGGCGCTGTCCTCGAGCACCGCACCGACGCCGGAGTGGTGGCCGTCCGGCTCACCGAGGTCGAGGCCTACGCCGGGCCGGGGGACCCGGGGTCGCACGCGCGCAACGGGCGCACGCCCCGCACGCAGGTCATGTTCGGGCCGCCCGGGCACCTCTACGTGTACTTCTCGTACGGCATGCACTGGTGCGTGAACGTGGTGTGCGCGCCGGAGGGCGCGGCGTCCGCCGTCCTGCTGCGCGCCGGCGAGGTGGTGGGCGGCCACGACCTGGCCCGCGCCCGCCGTCCGGCGGCGCGGACCGACCGCGACCTGGCCCGCGGCCCGGCCCGCCTCGCCTCCGCGTTGGGACTCGACGGCTCGCTCGACGGCGTGGCCCTGGGGGGTGCGCGGTCGGCGTCCCCGGTGCGGCTGGTGGTCCCCGCGACGCCGGGGAGCGCCGTCCGGACGGGCCCGCGGGTCGGCGTCAGCGGCGCCGGAGGGGACGGCGAGCGCTACCCCTGGCGGTTCTGGCTCGACGGCGAGCCCAGCGTGTCGGCGTACCGGCCGGGCGTGGTGCGCGGCGATGGGCGCCAGGAACCGGTTCGCCGCAGCGCGGGCTGA
- the argH gene encoding argininosuccinate lyase has translation MSDDTGRQQGTNAGALWGGRFSGAPADALAELSRSTHFDWRLARYDLAGSRAHARVLHTAGLLDDDDLAGMLTALDRLDADVACGAFGPAPDDEDVHAALERGLIERAGPELGGRLRAGRSRNDQIATLVRMYLRDHARVVAARVLDVVQALVEQAAAHSTAPMPGRTHLQHAQPVLLAHHLLAHAWPLLRDVDRLRDWDARAAASPYGSGALAGSSLGLDPAAVAAELGFDRPVENSIDGTAARDVVAEFSFVTAMVGVDVSRLAEEVIVWATKEFSFVTLDDAYSTGSSIMPQKKNPDVAELARGKAGRLIGDHAGLLATLKGLPLAYNRDLQEDKEPVFDAVDTLEVLLPAVSGMVATLVFHTDRLAELAPQGFALATDIAEWLVRQGVPFRVAHEVAGECVRRCEQRGIELWDLDDADLAEISPHLGAGVREVLSVEGSLASRDAVGGTAPARVAEQLDAARGALSDARAWASAAPSARGR, from the coding sequence ATGAGCGACGACACTGGCCGCCAGCAGGGCACGAACGCCGGGGCGCTGTGGGGCGGGCGCTTCTCGGGAGCACCGGCTGATGCTCTCGCCGAGCTCAGCCGCAGCACCCACTTCGACTGGCGGCTGGCCCGCTACGACCTCGCCGGTTCGCGGGCGCACGCCCGGGTGCTGCACACCGCGGGGCTGCTCGACGACGACGACCTCGCGGGGATGCTCACGGCGCTCGACCGCCTCGACGCCGACGTGGCCTGCGGCGCCTTCGGCCCGGCGCCGGACGACGAGGACGTGCACGCGGCGCTCGAGCGTGGGCTCATCGAGCGAGCCGGGCCCGAGCTGGGCGGCCGGCTGCGCGCCGGGCGCTCGCGCAACGACCAGATCGCCACGCTCGTGCGGATGTACCTGCGCGACCACGCGCGCGTCGTCGCAGCCCGGGTGCTCGACGTCGTCCAGGCGCTCGTCGAGCAGGCCGCCGCCCACTCGACGGCACCGATGCCGGGTCGCACCCACCTGCAGCACGCGCAGCCGGTCCTGCTGGCCCACCACCTGCTGGCCCACGCCTGGCCGCTGCTGCGCGACGTCGATCGGCTGCGCGACTGGGACGCGCGCGCGGCGGCCTCGCCGTACGGCTCGGGCGCTCTGGCGGGCTCCTCGCTCGGCCTCGACCCCGCCGCCGTGGCCGCTGAGCTCGGCTTCGACCGGCCCGTCGAGAACTCGATCGACGGCACCGCAGCCCGCGACGTCGTCGCAGAGTTCTCCTTCGTCACGGCCATGGTCGGCGTCGACGTCTCGCGGCTGGCCGAGGAGGTCATCGTCTGGGCCACGAAGGAGTTCTCCTTCGTCACGCTCGACGACGCCTACTCGACCGGGTCGAGCATCATGCCGCAGAAGAAGAACCCCGACGTCGCCGAGCTGGCGCGCGGCAAGGCCGGCCGGCTCATCGGTGACCACGCCGGCCTGCTCGCGACGCTCAAGGGCCTGCCGCTCGCCTACAACCGCGATCTGCAGGAGGACAAGGAGCCGGTGTTCGACGCCGTCGACACCCTCGAGGTGCTGCTGCCGGCCGTGAGCGGCATGGTCGCGACGCTGGTGTTCCACACCGACCGGCTCGCCGAGCTGGCGCCGCAGGGCTTCGCCCTGGCCACCGACATCGCCGAGTGGCTGGTGCGCCAGGGCGTGCCGTTCCGGGTGGCGCACGAGGTGGCGGGCGAGTGCGTCCGCCGCTGCGAGCAGCGCGGCATCGAGCTGTGGGACCTCGACGACGCCGACCTCGCCGAGATCTCACCGCACCTCGGCGCCGGGGTCCGCGAGGTGTTGTCGGTCGAGGGGTCGCTCGCGTCGCGCGACGCCGTGGGAGGCACCGCGCCGGCCCGGGTGGCCGAGCAGCTGGACGCGGCGCGCGGCGCGTTGAGCGACGCGCGCGCGTGGGCCTCGGCAGCGCCCTCGGCCCGCGGCCGCTAG
- the argG gene encoding argininosuccinate synthase codes for MSKVLTSLPVGERVGIAFSGGLDTSVAVAWMRENGAVPCTYTANIGQYDEPDIDGVPARALQYGAELSRAVDCRRPLVEEGLAALACGAFHIRSGGRAYFNTTPLGRAVTGTMLVRAMHEDGVDIWGDGSTFKGNDIERFYRYGLLANPSLRIYKPWLDARFVEELGGRAEMSQWLTEHDLPYRDSKEKAYSTDANIWGATHEAKTLEHLDVSLESVEPIMGVRFWDPAIAIEAEDVTVRFERGRPVAINGVTYDDAVALVHEANTIGGRHGLGMSDQIENRIIEAKSRGIYEAPGMALLWIAYERLVNAIHNEDTIASYHAHGRRLGRLLYEGRWLDPQSLMLRESVQRWIASVVTGEVTVRLRRGEDYTIVRTEGPAFSYHPDKLSMERTENAAFGPTDRIGQLTMRNLDIADSRALLELYAGQPLDQGQVLVEHGTLFGELPAGGFDQITQNPGVAGDEEAALDQAAMEAGTD; via the coding sequence TTGAGCAAGGTCCTCACCTCCCTGCCCGTCGGCGAGCGCGTCGGCATCGCCTTCTCCGGCGGCCTCGACACCTCGGTGGCCGTGGCCTGGATGCGCGAGAACGGTGCCGTCCCGTGCACCTACACCGCGAACATCGGCCAGTACGACGAGCCCGACATCGACGGTGTCCCGGCCCGTGCGCTGCAGTACGGCGCCGAGCTGTCGCGCGCGGTCGACTGCCGCCGTCCGCTGGTCGAGGAGGGGCTGGCCGCCCTGGCGTGCGGCGCGTTCCACATCCGCTCCGGTGGCCGCGCCTACTTCAACACCACGCCGCTCGGGCGGGCGGTCACGGGCACGATGCTCGTGCGCGCCATGCACGAGGACGGTGTCGACATCTGGGGCGACGGCTCGACGTTCAAGGGCAACGACATCGAGCGGTTCTACCGCTACGGCCTGCTCGCCAACCCCTCCCTGCGCATCTACAAGCCCTGGCTCGACGCCCGCTTCGTCGAGGAGCTGGGCGGTCGGGCCGAGATGAGCCAGTGGCTCACCGAGCACGACCTGCCCTACCGCGACAGCAAGGAGAAGGCGTACTCCACCGACGCGAACATCTGGGGCGCGACGCACGAGGCCAAGACGCTCGAGCACCTCGACGTCTCGCTGGAGTCCGTCGAGCCCATCATGGGCGTGCGCTTCTGGGACCCCGCCATCGCGATCGAGGCCGAGGACGTCACCGTGCGCTTCGAGCGCGGGCGCCCGGTGGCGATCAACGGCGTCACTTACGACGACGCGGTCGCCCTGGTGCACGAGGCCAACACCATCGGTGGTCGGCACGGACTCGGCATGTCCGACCAGATCGAGAACCGCATCATCGAGGCCAAGAGCCGCGGCATCTACGAGGCGCCGGGTATGGCGCTGCTCTGGATCGCCTACGAGCGCCTGGTCAACGCGATCCACAACGAGGACACCATCGCGAGCTACCACGCCCACGGCCGTCGGCTCGGCCGGCTGCTCTACGAGGGACGCTGGCTGGACCCGCAGTCGCTGATGCTGCGCGAGTCGGTGCAGCGCTGGATCGCCTCAGTGGTCACCGGCGAGGTCACGGTGCGCCTGCGCCGCGGCGAGGACTACACGATCGTGCGCACCGAGGGCCCGGCGTTCTCCTACCACCCCGACAAGCTGTCGATGGAGCGCACGGAGAACGCCGCCTTCGGCCCCACCGACCGCATCGGCCAGCTGACGATGCGCAACCTCGACATCGCCGACTCGCGCGCGCTGCTCGAGCTGTACGCCGGTCAGCCGCTCGACCAGGGGCAGGTGCTCGTCGAGCACGGCACGCTCTTCGGCGAGCTGCCCGCGGGGGGCTTCGACCAGATCACCCAGAACCCCGGCGTCGCGGGGGACGAGGAGGCGGCGCTCGACCAGGCCGCGATGGAGGCGGGTACCGACTGA
- a CDS encoding arginine repressor yields the protein MTERPATATAHTKTARLQRIAEVLSHTAVRSQTQLADLLAADGIEVTQATLSRDLLELDAVKVRVPSGALVYAVPAEGGDRTPHAVQDSTAAEARLARLLGELLVSAEGSANLALLRTPPGAAQFLASAIDRVRPSDVLGTVAGDDTVLVISRDAAGGEAVAERLLALANDTDPDDRVPTGTTTRRNPR from the coding sequence GTGACCGAGCGTCCGGCCACTGCGACGGCACACACCAAGACGGCGCGGCTCCAGCGCATCGCCGAGGTGCTGTCGCACACCGCCGTGCGCTCGCAGACCCAGCTCGCCGACCTGCTGGCGGCTGACGGCATCGAGGTCACCCAGGCGACGCTCTCGCGCGACCTCCTCGAGCTCGACGCCGTGAAGGTGCGCGTCCCCTCCGGGGCCCTGGTGTACGCCGTCCCGGCCGAGGGCGGCGACCGCACGCCCCACGCGGTGCAGGACTCCACGGCCGCCGAGGCCCGGCTCGCCCGGCTGCTCGGCGAGCTGCTCGTGTCGGCGGAGGGCTCGGCCAACCTGGCGCTGCTGCGCACCCCCCCGGGCGCAGCCCAGTTCCTGGCCTCGGCCATCGACCGCGTGCGCCCGAGTGACGTCCTCGGCACCGTGGCCGGCGACGACACCGTGCTCGTCATCAGCCGCGACGCGGCCGGCGGCGAAGCCGTTGCCGAGCGTCTGCTCGCGCTGGCCAACGACACCGATCCCGATGACCGAGTCCCCACCGGCACCACCACCCGAAGGAACCCACGTTGA
- the argF gene encoding ornithine carbamoyltransferase, producing MPRHFLRDDDLSPTELVEVLDLAARVKADRFALRPLEGPRAVAVLFDKPSTRTRVSFSIGVAELGGYPLVIDAQSSQLGRGEPIEDTARVLDRQVAAIVWRTFGQDRIEAMAAASRVPVVNALTDSFHPCQILADLQTIREHKKTLAGLTLAYLGDGANNMAHSYLLGGATAGLHVRIGTPASHLPDADVVDRAREIAAETGGSVLVTDRPEEAAEGADALATDTWVSMGQELEKGERAGAASPFTPFAVDASALSRAAVDAVVLHCLPAYRGLEIAAEVIDGPQSVVWDEAENRLHAQKALLAWLLERSS from the coding sequence ATGCCCCGCCACTTCCTGCGCGACGACGACCTCAGCCCCACCGAGCTGGTCGAGGTGCTCGACCTGGCGGCGCGGGTGAAGGCCGACCGGTTCGCGCTACGCCCCCTCGAGGGGCCGCGGGCCGTCGCGGTGCTCTTCGACAAGCCGTCGACGCGCACGCGCGTGTCGTTCAGCATCGGCGTCGCCGAGCTGGGCGGGTACCCCCTCGTGATCGACGCCCAGTCGAGCCAGCTGGGCCGCGGGGAGCCGATCGAGGACACCGCCCGGGTGCTCGACCGCCAGGTCGCGGCGATCGTCTGGCGCACGTTCGGCCAGGACCGCATCGAGGCCATGGCCGCCGCCAGCCGCGTGCCGGTGGTCAACGCCCTCACCGACTCGTTCCACCCGTGCCAGATCCTCGCCGACCTGCAGACCATCCGCGAGCACAAGAAGACGCTCGCCGGCCTCACGCTCGCCTACCTCGGCGACGGCGCCAACAACATGGCCCACTCATACCTGCTCGGCGGCGCCACCGCGGGCCTGCACGTGCGCATCGGCACGCCCGCCTCGCACCTGCCCGACGCGGACGTGGTCGACCGGGCGCGCGAGATCGCCGCCGAGACCGGTGGCTCCGTGCTCGTCACCGACCGCCCGGAGGAGGCCGCCGAGGGCGCCGACGCCCTGGCCACCGACACCTGGGTGTCGATGGGTCAGGAGCTCGAGAAGGGCGAGCGCGCAGGCGCGGCCAGCCCGTTCACGCCGTTCGCCGTCGACGCCTCGGCCCTGTCGCGCGCGGCGGTCGACGCCGTCGTCCTGCACTGCCTGCCGGCTTACCGCGGGCTCGAGATCGCGGCCGAGGTGATCGACGGGCCGCAGTCGGTGGTGTGGGACGAGGCCGAGAACCGCCTGCACGCGCAGAAGGCCCTGCTCGCCTGGCTGCTGGAACGCTCGTCGTGA
- a CDS encoding acetylornithine transaminase, which translates to MSEQPTSAAASADALVSADASSAQWLERYAAALLPTYGTPQRVLVRGEGAYVWDADGRRYLDLLGGIATNALGHAHPTLVGAVTAQLSTLGHVSNFFASAPQVALAERLLGLLEAPRGSRVFFANSGAEANEGAFKIARRTGRPRILALEGAFHGRTLGALALTHKAAYREPFEPLPGGVEHLPFGDLAALEAALDDQVAALVLEPVQGEAGVRPLPEGYLVEARRLTERVGALLVVDEVQTGMGRTGAWFAHTRHGVVPDVVTLAKGLGGGIPVGAVVTLGERASGLLTAGQHGTTFGGNPVAAAAALATIHVIERDGLLPRVQQVGRRIAAGAVAAGAPLVAGVRGEGLLLGVHLHEPRAAQVASAALEAGFIVNAVAPDTVRLAPPLILTPEQADSFLAALPAIVAAACTDDPPADDPQEP; encoded by the coding sequence GTGAGCGAGCAACCCACCTCCGCCGCCGCCAGCGCCGACGCGCTGGTGTCCGCCGACGCCTCGTCCGCGCAGTGGCTCGAGCGCTACGCGGCCGCGCTGCTGCCGACGTACGGCACGCCGCAGCGCGTGCTGGTGCGCGGTGAGGGCGCGTACGTCTGGGACGCCGACGGCCGGCGCTACCTCGACCTGCTGGGCGGCATCGCCACCAACGCTCTCGGCCACGCCCACCCGACGTTGGTCGGTGCCGTCACCGCGCAGCTGTCGACCCTCGGCCACGTCTCGAACTTCTTCGCCTCGGCGCCGCAGGTGGCGCTCGCCGAGCGGCTGCTCGGCCTGCTCGAGGCACCCCGCGGCTCGCGGGTCTTCTTCGCCAACTCCGGCGCCGAGGCCAACGAGGGCGCGTTCAAGATCGCCCGGCGCACGGGACGCCCCCGGATCCTGGCGCTCGAGGGCGCCTTCCACGGCCGCACCCTGGGTGCGCTGGCGCTCACCCACAAGGCTGCCTACCGCGAGCCCTTCGAGCCGCTGCCCGGCGGCGTCGAGCACCTTCCGTTCGGTGATCTCGCCGCCCTCGAGGCGGCCCTCGACGACCAGGTCGCCGCGCTCGTGCTCGAGCCGGTGCAGGGTGAGGCCGGGGTGCGTCCGCTGCCCGAGGGCTACCTCGTCGAAGCGCGCCGACTCACCGAGCGCGTCGGCGCGCTGCTCGTCGTCGACGAGGTGCAGACCGGCATGGGTCGCACCGGCGCGTGGTTCGCGCACACCCGGCACGGCGTCGTGCCGGACGTCGTCACGCTGGCCAAGGGCCTCGGCGGCGGCATCCCCGTGGGCGCGGTCGTCACCCTCGGCGAGCGGGCGTCCGGACTGCTCACCGCGGGCCAGCACGGCACCACGTTCGGTGGCAACCCGGTCGCCGCCGCGGCGGCGCTCGCCACGATCCACGTCATCGAGCGCGACGGCCTGCTGCCCCGGGTGCAGCAGGTCGGACGGCGCATCGCCGCCGGCGCGGTCGCCGCCGGGGCGCCGCTCGTGGCCGGGGTGCGCGGCGAGGGCCTGCTGCTCGGCGTCCACCTGCACGAGCCGCGCGCCGCGCAGGTCGCCTCCGCCGCGCTCGAGGCCGGGTTCATCGTCAACGCGGTCGCGCCCGACACCGTGCGCCTCGCGCCGCCGCTGATCCTGACGCCCGAGCAGGCAGACTCCTTCCTGGCCGCACTGCCTGCGATCGTGGCCGCCGCCTGCACCGACGACCCGCCCGCCGACGACCCTCAGGAGCCGTGA
- the argB gene encoding acetylglutamate kinase has product MRADDPAWDATRAGVLIDALPWLKQFHGQVVVIKYGGHAMTDEHLKRAFAEDMVFLRHVGIRPVVVHGGGPQVTAMLARLGIESQFRAGLRVTTEETVDVVRMVLVGQVGRELVGLINEHGPHAVGLSGEDAGLLRAERHRPVVDGAPVDIGLVGDVVEVDPAAVLDLVGAGRIPVVSSIAPERGGQVLNVNADTAAAALAVALGAVKLVVLTDVEGLYSDWPDRSSLVQQIAADELEEVLPQIDSGMAPKMAACLRAVRGGVTRATVVDGRLPHALLLEMVTSEGTGTMVTP; this is encoded by the coding sequence ATGCGCGCCGACGACCCGGCCTGGGACGCCACCCGCGCCGGCGTCCTCATCGACGCCCTGCCGTGGCTCAAGCAGTTCCACGGCCAGGTCGTGGTGATCAAGTACGGCGGGCACGCCATGACCGACGAGCACCTCAAGCGCGCCTTCGCCGAGGACATGGTCTTCCTGCGCCACGTCGGCATCCGCCCCGTCGTCGTGCACGGCGGTGGCCCGCAGGTCACGGCCATGCTGGCCCGCCTCGGCATCGAGTCGCAGTTCCGCGCCGGCCTGCGCGTCACCACCGAGGAGACGGTCGACGTGGTGCGCATGGTGCTCGTCGGCCAGGTCGGTCGCGAGCTCGTGGGTCTCATCAACGAGCACGGCCCGCACGCAGTCGGGCTCTCGGGCGAGGACGCCGGACTCCTCCGGGCCGAGCGCCACCGGCCCGTCGTCGACGGCGCACCGGTCGACATCGGACTCGTGGGCGACGTCGTCGAGGTCGACCCGGCGGCGGTGCTCGACCTCGTCGGCGCCGGACGCATCCCCGTCGTGTCGTCCATCGCGCCCGAACGCGGTGGCCAGGTGCTGAACGTCAACGCCGACACCGCCGCCGCGGCGCTCGCCGTCGCGCTGGGCGCGGTCAAGCTCGTGGTGCTCACCGACGTCGAGGGCCTCTACAGCGACTGGCCCGACCGGTCGTCGCTCGTGCAGCAGATCGCGGCCGACGAGCTCGAGGAGGTGCTGCCGCAGATCGACTCCGGCATGGCCCCCAAGATGGCCGCCTGCCTGCGCGCCGTTCGCGGCGGCGTCACCCGCGCCACGGTGGTCGACGGCCGCCTGCCGCACGCGCTGCTGCTCGAGATGGTGACCAGCGAAGGCACGGGAACGATGGTGACGCCGTGA
- the argJ gene encoding bifunctional glutamate N-acetyltransferase/amino-acid acetyltransferase ArgJ, with protein sequence MSVTAARGFRAAGVTAGLKPSGRPDLALVVNDGPSAAAAAVYTSNRCKANPVLWSEVASADGVVRAVVLNSGGANCYTGPQGFAVTHASAEQVGALVGVDAGDVVVCSTGLIGEQLDGPRLAAGIDAVAAALDAAGGADAATAIMTTDTVSKQAVHESDGWVVGGMAKGAGMLAPALATMLVVITTDADVDAVTCDHALRAATRVTFDRLDSDGCQSTNDTVLLMASGASGVRPDAEAFTAALTAVCHDLAQQLMRDAEGAEHDIAIEVVRAASEDDAVEVARAVARSNLFKTAVFGRDPNWGRVLAAVGTTSAAFDPSTLDVAMNGVWIARDGGPGDDRAGVDLTARDVHLVIDLKAGEATATVWTNDLTHAYVHENSAYST encoded by the coding sequence GTGAGCGTCACCGCAGCCCGCGGCTTCCGGGCCGCCGGCGTGACCGCCGGACTCAAGCCATCCGGTCGCCCCGACCTCGCCCTCGTCGTCAACGACGGCCCCTCGGCGGCAGCCGCCGCCGTCTACACGAGCAACCGCTGCAAGGCCAACCCGGTGCTGTGGAGCGAGGTCGCCAGCGCCGACGGTGTGGTGCGGGCCGTCGTGCTCAACTCCGGGGGCGCCAACTGCTACACCGGCCCGCAGGGCTTCGCCGTCACGCACGCCAGTGCCGAGCAGGTGGGCGCGCTCGTCGGCGTGGACGCCGGCGACGTCGTCGTGTGCTCCACGGGTCTCATCGGTGAGCAGCTCGACGGTCCCCGCCTGGCCGCCGGCATCGACGCGGTCGCCGCGGCCCTGGACGCCGCCGGAGGAGCCGACGCCGCGACGGCGATCATGACCACCGACACCGTCAGCAAGCAGGCCGTGCACGAGTCCGACGGCTGGGTCGTCGGGGGCATGGCCAAGGGCGCGGGCATGCTGGCGCCCGCCCTGGCCACCATGCTCGTCGTCATCACCACTGACGCGGACGTCGACGCGGTGACCTGCGACCACGCGTTGCGCGCCGCCACGCGCGTCACGTTCGACCGCCTCGACTCCGACGGGTGCCAGTCGACCAACGACACGGTGCTGCTCATGGCGAGCGGTGCGAGCGGCGTCCGGCCCGACGCCGAGGCGTTCACCGCCGCGCTCACCGCCGTCTGCCACGACCTCGCCCAGCAGCTCATGCGCGACGCCGAGGGCGCCGAGCACGACATCGCCATCGAGGTGGTGCGCGCGGCGAGCGAGGACGACGCCGTCGAGGTGGCTCGTGCCGTCGCCCGCAGCAACCTGTTCAAGACCGCCGTGTTCGGTCGCGACCCCAACTGGGGACGCGTGCTCGCGGCGGTGGGCACGACGAGCGCGGCGTTCGACCCCTCGACCCTCGACGTCGCGATGAACGGCGTCTGGATCGCCCGCGACGGCGGCCCCGGCGACGACCGCGCCGGCGTCGACCTCACCGCCCGCGACGTCCACCTCGTCATCGACCTCAAGGCCGGGGAGGCCACCGCTACCGTGTGGACCAACGACCTCACGCACGCCTACGTGCACGAGAACTCGGCGTACTCGACATGA
- the argC gene encoding N-acetyl-gamma-glutamyl-phosphate reductase, with protein MRVIKVAVAGASGYAGGEVLRLALAHPQLEIGALTAGSSVGTRLGEHHPHLRPLAERELVATTPEQLAGHDAVVLALPHGQSAALAGQLPDDVAVIDCGADFRLSDPAAWTAFYGTDHAGTWPYGLPELPLAGGGAQRARLAGARRIAVPGCYPTAVSLALAPGFAAGLLAADEVVVVAASGTSGAGRALKAHLLGSEVMGSMSPYGVGGVHRHTPEIEQNLAAAAGRPVTVSFTPTLAPMARGILATCTARLTPDADPAVVRIAWERAYAGEAFVELLPEGSWPRTADTYGANTAHVQVTVDERVGRVVAVAAIDNLTKGTAGAAIQSLNLALGLPETLGLPTIGVAP; from the coding sequence ATGCGAGTGATCAAGGTCGCGGTGGCGGGCGCCAGTGGGTACGCGGGCGGAGAGGTGCTGCGCCTCGCGCTGGCCCATCCCCAGCTCGAGATCGGGGCGCTGACCGCCGGCTCGAGCGTCGGCACCCGGCTCGGTGAGCACCACCCCCACCTGCGCCCGCTCGCCGAGCGCGAGCTCGTCGCGACGACCCCCGAGCAGCTGGCGGGGCACGACGCCGTCGTCCTGGCGCTCCCGCACGGCCAGTCGGCCGCCCTGGCTGGGCAGCTGCCCGACGACGTGGCGGTGATCGACTGCGGCGCCGACTTCCGGCTGTCCGACCCCGCGGCGTGGACGGCCTTCTACGGCACCGACCACGCCGGCACGTGGCCCTACGGCCTGCCCGAGCTGCCGCTCGCCGGCGGTGGCGCGCAGCGCGCGCGGCTCGCAGGTGCTCGGCGCATCGCGGTGCCGGGCTGCTACCCGACTGCCGTCTCGCTCGCTCTGGCGCCGGGCTTCGCGGCCGGCCTGCTCGCGGCCGACGAGGTCGTGGTCGTGGCGGCGTCCGGCACCTCGGGCGCCGGCCGGGCGCTGAAGGCGCACCTGCTCGGCTCGGAGGTCATGGGCTCGATGTCGCCGTACGGCGTGGGCGGTGTGCACCGGCACACGCCAGAGATCGAGCAGAACCTCGCGGCCGCGGCCGGCCGGCCGGTCACGGTCTCGTTCACGCCTACCCTCGCACCCATGGCCCGAGGCATCCTGGCCACCTGCACCGCGCGCCTCACGCCGGACGCCGACCCCGCCGTCGTGCGCATCGCCTGGGAGCGGGCGTACGCCGGCGAGGCGTTCGTCGAGCTGCTGCCCGAGGGCAGCTGGCCCCGCACCGCCGACACCTACGGCGCCAACACCGCGCACGTGCAGGTGACCGTCGACGAGCGCGTCGGTCGGGTCGTGGCGGTCGCGGCGATCGACAACCTCACCAAGGGCACGGCAGGGGCCGCGATCCAGAGCCTCAACCTCGCCCTGGGGCTACCCGAGACGCTGGGCCTGCCGACGATCGGGGTGGCACCGTGA